In Bacteroides sp., the sequence CGAACCTCCGACCTCCTGCTCCCAAAGCAGGCGCGCTAACCGGACTACGCTACACCCCGAAAATCGTATGGAAAAAAGAGCGGAGAGAGGGGGATTCGAACCCCCGGTAGGGTTACCCCTACGGCAGTTTAGCAAACTGCTGGTTTCAGCCACTCACCCACCTCTCCGTGTCCTGTGCTGAATCTTTCTTTTTTGAAAACGCAAGAAATAGAAAGATCGTTTTTTTTTGAGAGTGCAAAGATAGTCAAAACATCATTCACGCCAAATAATTCCTGAAAAAAAAGGAAGAAGGTTAGGGGTTCAAAGTTTAAGGTTTAAGGTTTAAGGTTTAAGGTTTAAGGTTTAAGGTTTCGGGTCTGCTCCATGCTCCATGCCCCATGCCATTAAACCGGGTGGTCTGCCTTAAACTTTTTCAGCCGTTCTTCGAGATCCGGAAACTGCTCACGCTGCACCAGCGATACGCAGGCGCGGAGGCCTTCGAGGCGTTCGCTGCCGGTGATGGCCAGTGAGATGGCACTGATGCCGTAATAAACCAGCTCTTCGATGAGCTCTGCGCCCTGGAAGCCAGGATAGGCAATGGTGAAATAGAAGCCGTCTGCCAGGGGCTTGTCCTCATCCTTGTCGTAAACGATGTGGAAGCCGTTTTCGGTGAAGAGTTTCTTCATCGCTTTGGCCTTCTCGCCATAGTCCTTCACCACATCGATAAAGTTAAACGTCCCGTCGTTGGCTGCTTTCAGGATGGCAGCCAGGGCATACTGGGCCGAGTGAGAGGTACCTGAGCTCAGGGCATAGACCGTGCCAAAGATCATCGCATTGCCAAACTTGCTCGAGTTGTAATAGCGGCAAAGGTCGGGCGCCTGGCTCTCGAACAGATGGTCACTCACCACCATCATCCCGATGCGCTGACCGGCATAGCTGAAGGCTTTTGAACTCGAGATGAACAGGATGTAGTTGCCCGTATATTTTGCCACCGTGGGCTGGTAGGGCGGCACCCCGGGCTTGGAATAGTCCTGGCGGAAATCCATCGCAAAATAAGCCAGGTCCTCCATCACCACCACATTGTATTTGGTGGCCAACTCGCCGATGATCTGCAATTCGTGGTCATTAAAACAAATCCACGACGGGTTGTTGGGATTGGAATAAAGCATCCCGGCGATATTTCCTTTCGAAAGCTTCTCTTCCAGCTTCTCACGAAGTTTCTCGCCCCGGAAGTCGTAAACATCGAAGCGGTCGATGGGGATGCCCTGCACCTTGCA encodes:
- a CDS encoding pyridoxal phosphate-dependent aminotransferase, whose product is MKDTPVPYEKVQEEVKRMGLPSVGKASIREIKRLIDNIEQATGIRYVRMEMGIPGLPPTQIGVEAEIEALRRGVAAIYPDIDGIKPLKNEISRFVKMFMDVDVDPRGCIPTVGSMQGSFAAFTTISRMYKEKDTILFIDPGFPVHYQQCKVQGIPIDRFDVYDFRGEKLREKLEEKLSKGNIAGMLYSNPNNPSWICFNDHELQIIGELATKYNVVVMEDLAYFAMDFRQDYSKPGVPPYQPTVAKYTGNYILFISSSKAFSYAGQRIGMMVVSDHLFESQAPDLCRYYNSSKFGNAMIFGTVYALSSGTSHSAQYALAAILKAANDGTFNFIDVVKDYGEKAKAMKKLFTENGFHIVYDKDEDKPLADGFYFTIAYPGFQGAELIEELVYYGISAISLAITGSERLEGLRACVSLVQREQFPDLEERLKKFKADHPV